A genome region from Bradyrhizobium sp. WSM1417 includes the following:
- a CDS encoding citrate synthase/methylcitrate synthase, with amino-acid sequence MNIHLTKSQIGLDGVPAAETVLSHVDGERGELIIAGEHVGRLASQSSFEGVTARLWNGASMTTLSEANVRASLGVARERAFARLDELLPATRGMGVVDGFRAAVAGLRAEHGLAHEATIVGAFPVIASALVRRARGLDPVAPDPNVSQAADTLRMLHGRAPEPREVTALDAYLVTASDHGMNASTFTARVVASTQADLFAAVTAGYCALTGPLHGGAPEPVLEMLDAIGSRERIQPWVDAALARGERMMGFGHRVYRVRDPRADVLKTAIEALASDGADLPFAGEVEAYIRAALRKKNPDRPLETNVEFFTAILLDALAIPRQAFTPIFAVARAAGWTAHAREQQRTGRLIRPSSSYVGAMPEAEASGV; translated from the coding sequence ATGAACATCCACCTCACCAAAAGCCAGATCGGGCTGGACGGCGTTCCCGCGGCCGAAACCGTGCTGAGCCATGTCGACGGCGAGCGCGGCGAGTTGATCATCGCCGGCGAGCATGTCGGCCGATTGGCGAGCCAGTCGAGCTTTGAGGGCGTCACCGCCCGGCTCTGGAACGGCGCCAGCATGACCACGCTGAGCGAAGCCAATGTACGCGCGAGCCTGGGCGTCGCACGCGAGCGCGCCTTTGCGCGGCTGGACGAACTGCTGCCGGCAACACGCGGCATGGGCGTCGTCGACGGGTTTCGCGCGGCGGTCGCGGGACTTCGCGCCGAGCACGGTCTCGCCCATGAGGCGACGATCGTCGGCGCATTCCCGGTGATTGCGAGCGCGCTCGTCCGCCGCGCCAGGGGTCTCGATCCCGTGGCGCCCGATCCGAACGTGAGCCAGGCCGCCGATACGCTTCGCATGCTGCACGGGCGCGCTCCTGAACCACGCGAGGTCACGGCGCTGGACGCCTATCTCGTCACGGCCAGCGACCACGGCATGAACGCCTCGACCTTCACCGCACGCGTGGTGGCCTCGACGCAGGCTGACCTGTTTGCCGCCGTCACCGCCGGCTATTGCGCGCTCACGGGCCCGCTGCATGGCGGCGCGCCGGAGCCGGTGCTGGAAATGCTCGACGCGATCGGCTCGCGCGAACGCATCCAGCCCTGGGTGGACGCAGCACTCGCCCGCGGCGAGCGGATGATGGGTTTCGGCCACCGCGTCTATCGCGTGCGCGATCCGCGCGCCGACGTGCTCAAGACCGCGATCGAGGCGCTGGCCTCGGACGGCGCCGACCTGCCCTTTGCCGGCGAGGTCGAAGCCTATATCCGCGCCGCCTTGCGCAAGAAGAATCCGGACCGGCCGCTGGAGACCAATGTGGAGTTCTTCACCGCGATCCTGCTCGATGCGCTGGCGATCCCGAGGCAGGCCTTCACGCCGATCTTCGCGGTGGCGCGCGCCGCCGGGTGGACGGCACATGCGCGCGAGCAGCAGCGGACGGGGCGGCTGATCCGGCCGAGCTCGTCATATGTGGGGGCGATGCCGGAGGCCGAGGCTAGTGGCGTATAG
- a CDS encoding citrate synthase family protein → MKNSEGLYLSAREAAAELAISPATLYAYVSRGLVRSEPTPDSRKNRYRAEDVRALKERRVPSPEPRGLRSFDADLPVMDTEISTITEDGAIYRGVNCVDLAENDTLEHTATLLWDVSGVDPFAPDNQPAVSDEMRLIAQAARRAAPIDRAIAVLALASSADPRAFTRAHDGRAMVGARIVRLLVATMLNTEPSAEPLHQQIARAWAPDNKHAADLIRRALVLLAEHELNASTFTARCAASTGLNLYDSVIAGLAALKGPKHGGAGVLASQLVKALVDRDVEPMVRERVALGERFAGFGHGVYKRGDRRAQSLLNALARAGAPRKFTKEVPERIAEATGELVNIDYALAVLVHALRLPAGSELALFAMARSVGWIAHASEQLQFGKLIRPRARYVGPAPGRRAGVADSKR, encoded by the coding sequence ATGAAAAATTCGGAAGGTCTCTACCTCTCCGCCCGGGAAGCCGCCGCCGAGCTCGCGATCTCGCCGGCCACGCTCTACGCCTATGTCAGCCGCGGCCTGGTCCGCTCCGAGCCGACGCCGGACTCGCGCAAGAACCGCTATCGGGCCGAGGACGTCCGGGCGCTGAAGGAGCGCCGGGTGCCGTCGCCGGAGCCGCGCGGCCTGCGCAGCTTCGATGCCGATCTGCCGGTCATGGACACGGAGATCTCCACCATCACCGAGGACGGCGCGATCTATCGCGGCGTCAATTGCGTCGATCTCGCCGAAAACGACACGCTGGAGCACACGGCGACGCTTCTGTGGGACGTCTCCGGCGTCGATCCGTTTGCGCCCGATAATCAGCCCGCGGTGTCCGATGAGATGCGCCTGATCGCGCAGGCGGCACGCCGCGCCGCGCCGATCGATCGCGCCATTGCCGTGCTGGCGCTCGCATCGAGCGCCGATCCCCGCGCCTTCACCCGCGCGCATGATGGACGCGCGATGGTCGGTGCGCGCATCGTCCGACTCCTGGTCGCGACCATGCTCAATACGGAGCCGTCCGCCGAGCCGCTGCACCAGCAGATCGCGAGGGCCTGGGCGCCCGACAACAAGCACGCGGCCGATCTCATCCGCCGCGCGCTGGTGCTGCTCGCCGAGCATGAATTGAACGCGTCCACCTTCACGGCGCGCTGCGCGGCCTCGACCGGCCTCAATCTATATGATTCCGTCATCGCCGGCCTCGCCGCGTTGAAGGGACCGAAGCACGGCGGTGCCGGCGTGCTCGCCTCGCAGCTTGTCAAGGCGCTGGTCGATCGTGACGTCGAGCCGATGGTCCGCGAACGCGTCGCGCTCGGCGAACGCTTTGCCGGCTTTGGTCACGGCGTCTACAAGCGGGGCGATCGGCGCGCGCAGTCGCTCCTGAATGCCCTGGCCCGCGCCGGCGCACCGCGCAAATTCACCAAGGAGGTGCCGGAGCGGATCGCGGAGGCGACCGGCGAGCTCGTCAACATCGACTACGCGCTCGCGGTGCTCGTGCACGCGTTGCGCTTGCCTGCAGGCAGCGAGCTCGCTTTGTTCGCGATGGCCCGCAGCGTCGGCTGGATCGCCCATGCGAGCGAGCAATTGCAGTTCGGCAAGCTGATCAGGCCGCGGGCAAGGTATGTGGGACCGGCGCCGGGGCGGAGGGCGGGGGTTGCGGATTCCAAGCGATGA
- a CDS encoding DedA family protein gives MTSFLDPLISFVSAHAWLAYLTLFLAALLEAVPVVGSVIPGSTIILALSALVPGGELRLQWVLLAAALGAVLGDGSAYWIGHRQQREILNTWPLTNYPRVVEQSENFFHRFGTWAVFFARFVPPIRAFVPVTAGALGMPPARFYAINVPAILLWAPAHVLPGVLAVSALHEYAGLHHHGHVGKHIWILSVAGIAIVLGLAVWIYRRRNGVGVAVAKPRG, from the coding sequence GTGACGTCCTTTCTCGATCCCCTCATTTCATTCGTCTCGGCCCATGCGTGGCTGGCCTATCTGACCCTGTTCCTGGCGGCCCTGCTGGAGGCGGTTCCGGTGGTGGGGTCGGTGATCCCCGGCTCGACCATCATCCTGGCGCTAAGCGCCCTGGTCCCGGGCGGCGAGCTGAGGCTTCAATGGGTCTTGCTGGCGGCAGCGCTCGGCGCAGTGCTCGGCGACGGTTCGGCCTACTGGATCGGGCACCGGCAGCAACGGGAGATCCTCAACACCTGGCCGCTGACCAATTATCCGCGCGTGGTCGAGCAGAGCGAGAATTTCTTCCACCGCTTCGGCACCTGGGCGGTGTTCTTCGCCCGCTTCGTGCCGCCGATCCGTGCCTTCGTCCCCGTCACCGCGGGCGCGCTGGGCATGCCCCCGGCCCGCTTCTATGCCATCAACGTCCCGGCGATCCTGCTCTGGGCACCGGCGCATGTGCTGCCGGGTGTTTTGGCGGTCTCGGCCCTGCACGAATATGCCGGGCTGCACCACCATGGACATGTCGGCAAGCACATCTGGATCCTGAGCGTGGCCGGCATCGCGATCGTTCTGGGCCTGGCGGTCTGGATCTATCGCCGCCGGAATGGCGTCGGCGTCGCGGTGGCGAAGCCGCGGGGGTGA